In the Bacillus sp. FJAT-42376 genome, TACATTTCATATGGATAGTATCCGGCGATTTTTAAGCCTTCGTCTTCGACCCGTTCATTGAAGAAGGCGATGGTTGGCATTTCGCTGACTTCCATTTCGGCTGTGATTTTCATGTCGCATTGCAGGGCCTTCACTGCACTATCGGAGTGAAGATCTTTGATGAATTCATCCTGATCCAGTCCGGTAATCCCGGCGATCTCAACCAGAACTTTTTCATCCGATACGTCTTGTTTCTCCGTAAAAAGGACTTCCTGGAGCTTGCGGAGGAACCGGATACCTGATTTTCTTCCCTGAAGCTCGGCCGCTTTGATGGCGACGGATGAGGCATAAGGAGAAGAAATCGGGTTTTCGAACCATATGGATCCGTCGCAGGACATGCCTGTACGACAGGCTGTCTGATCCCAGGAGGCGGCAATATTTTCAGGCCGCTGCTTGGTTATGGCATGAAGGGAAGCAAGGTTTCCGCTGATGATATGCTTCAGTGTGAAAAAACGGCCGTATCTCATCAGCAATTTTTTGATGACGGGCTCAAGAGCCCAGCACTCGGGACAAAGAGGGTCTACGAACAGGTAAATTTCAAGCGGTTTTTTAGCATTGCCGTGGCAATGGGAGAAAAAATGCCCGATATTCTTTTTCTCGCCAAGAGGCATTAATTCCATTCTCCTTTCTCGTCAAGCGCATTTCCCGGAGTATTCACCATATGATGCGCTGTTAATGTGAGCCGCTCGAAAAAGAAACTGCGAATATCTCCCTCTAACCCAACTTCATCCATTGCTTGGTCCATGCACTCGAGCCAGGCTTCAGCCCTGTCTTCTGTTATAGGAAAAGGCAGGTGCCGCGCTCTGAGCATCGGATGGCCGTGTTCATCCGTATATAGAGAGGGACCGCCTAAGTATTGCGTCATAAACTGTTTTTGCTTTCTTGCCGT is a window encoding:
- a CDS encoding ClpXP adapter SpxH family protein, which gives rise to MPLGEKKNIGHFFSHCHGNAKKPLEIYLFVDPLCPECWALEPVIKKLLMRYGRFFTLKHIISGNLASLHAITKQRPENIAASWDQTACRTGMSCDGSIWFENPISSPYASSVAIKAAELQGRKSGIRFLRKLQEVLFTEKQDVSDEKVLVEIAGITGLDQDEFIKDLHSDSAVKALQCDMKITAEMEVSEMPTIAFFNERVEDEGLKIAGYYPYEMYEEVLFEMLGETPPPSEPPPLPVFLSYFRFVASKEIALVYNMSIEEAEREMKKYQLAQKVERVPVKHGTFWRALD
- a CDS encoding thiol management oxidoreductase, which encodes MAESFATPYEAIGKELLSQLVDAFYSNVGKHPLLSPIFPDELSETARKQKQFMTQYLGGPSLYTDEHGHPMLRARHLPFPITEDRAEAWLECMDQAMDEVGLEGDIRSFFFERLTLTAHHMVNTPGNALDEKGEWN